The following proteins are co-located in the Sphingomonas panacis genome:
- a CDS encoding YjgN family protein, giving the protein MHESQGNKAFTFSGDWREFAPIAFTNLLLSIVTLGVYLFWARTRERRYLWSRTQFIDDRLEWTGTGRELMIGYGLAMLIFVIPFGFINLVVLNSAMMRGHEGVAGLVGLGLYLAFFFLTGVAIFRALRYRLSRTLWHGIRGGSDTFGLAFGWSYLWKSVLGSFTLGLLVPWTMTTLWNERWGEMSFGPYRFEASARAAPIFLRFLLFYLAPVFFLVAVIALVVFGMVAGGMGSWRSLPSDGVTAAVMFAILAGFYLLFFVVLGVIALVFYSAYFREAVGALRLGDLEFAFTATTGDWIRLFAGNIALVVCTLGIGQIFVGYRNWTFFIRHMHAYGEIDLARLTQSTTRRPGQGEGLLDAFDIGAI; this is encoded by the coding sequence ATGCACGAATCGCAAGGCAACAAGGCTTTCACCTTCTCGGGCGACTGGCGCGAGTTCGCGCCGATCGCCTTCACCAACCTGTTGCTGAGCATCGTCACGCTCGGCGTCTATCTGTTCTGGGCGCGCACGCGCGAGCGGCGCTATCTGTGGAGCCGCACGCAGTTCATCGACGATCGGCTCGAATGGACCGGCACCGGGCGCGAGCTGATGATCGGCTATGGCCTTGCGATGCTGATCTTCGTGATCCCGTTCGGCTTCATCAACCTCGTCGTGCTCAACAGCGCGATGATGCGCGGGCATGAAGGGGTGGCGGGGCTGGTCGGCCTCGGCCTGTACCTCGCCTTCTTCTTCCTCACCGGCGTCGCGATCTTCCGCGCGCTGCGCTACCGGCTCAGCCGCACGTTGTGGCACGGCATTCGCGGCGGCAGCGACACGTTCGGGCTGGCGTTCGGCTGGAGCTATCTGTGGAAGAGCGTGCTGGGGTCGTTCACGCTCGGGCTGCTCGTCCCCTGGACGATGACGACGCTGTGGAACGAGCGCTGGGGCGAGATGAGCTTCGGCCCCTATCGGTTCGAGGCGAGCGCGCGCGCCGCGCCGATCTTCCTGCGCTTCCTGCTGTTCTATCTGGCGCCGGTGTTCTTCCTGGTCGCGGTGATCGCGCTGGTGGTGTTCGGCATGGTCGCGGGCGGGATGGGGTCGTGGCGGAGCCTGCCGAGCGACGGCGTGACGGCGGCCGTGATGTTCGCGATCTTGGCGGGCTTCTACCTGCTGTTCTTCGTCGTGCTCGGCGTGATCGCTTTGGTGTTCTATTCGGCCTATTTCCGGGAGGCGGTGGGGGCGCTTCGGCTGGGCGATCTGGAGTTCGCCTTCACCGCGACGACGGGGGACTGGATCAGGCTGTTCGCGGGAAACATCGCGCTGGTGGTCTGCACGCTCGGCATCGGCCAGATCTTCGTCGGCTATCGCAACTGGACGTTCTTCATCCGCCACATGCACGCTTATGGCGAGATCGATCTGGCGCGCCTGACGCAATCCACCACGCGCCGGCCGGGCCAGGGCGAGGGGCTGCTCGACGCCTTCGATATCGGCGCGATCTGA